A genomic stretch from Chryseobacterium sp. SNU WT5 includes:
- the ftsZ gene encoding cell division protein FtsZ: protein MDNINTPGFSFDLPKGNSSIIKVIGVGGGGNNALKHMYERGIYGVDFVICNTDSQTLDNNPVANKVQLGVTITEGLGAGADPEVGEKAAIESIEDIKAAMGQNTKMVFITAGMGGGTGTGAAPVIAKVAKDMGILTVGIVTVPFSFEGKRRLDQAELGLDKLRNNVDSLIVINNDKLRQQYGNLGFKSGFSKADEVLTNAAKGMAEVITGYFDVNIDFRDAKSVLANSGTALMSNGVASGENKAEEAVKKALDSPLLNDNKITGAKNVLLLIRSGTEEVTMDEIGVIMDHIQQEAGNTADIIFGVGTDEELGDAVSVLVIATGFSKDHHKTTGVTEKVKFTLSDSIEPATKREAVFKSNAEKQEIYNENPRSKNLFILDDEDEFPTNDFTVRSTETKMIVEKEITKEENQFDIEDYSAPSYQQEEDKNDFDLFTYDDELSNEPLSQSFSFETEDKKVDEAPAKDHSFSEQKPMEFSFFVNEPIEEPKVETPQQKVILKEEVPVQKSEPKVEQKIEEKSLFEVEDDFTFITKTTNSDKVLERRNKLKQFNSRYQNFEPENEFETIPAFRRKNISIGQENASEQKISNFLAESDGKMQVRENRFLNKDVD from the coding sequence ATGGACAATATAAACACCCCTGGATTTTCATTTGATTTACCAAAAGGAAATTCATCAATAATTAAAGTAATTGGAGTTGGCGGCGGTGGAAACAACGCATTAAAACACATGTACGAAAGAGGAATCTACGGAGTAGATTTCGTAATATGCAACACCGATTCGCAGACGCTGGATAATAATCCTGTCGCAAATAAAGTGCAGTTAGGAGTAACTATCACAGAGGGACTTGGCGCTGGAGCCGATCCTGAGGTAGGTGAAAAAGCTGCCATCGAAAGTATCGAAGATATAAAAGCTGCGATGGGACAAAACACCAAAATGGTTTTCATTACGGCCGGAATGGGTGGTGGAACCGGAACGGGCGCTGCACCTGTGATTGCAAAAGTGGCGAAAGATATGGGAATCCTTACTGTAGGAATCGTTACCGTACCTTTTAGTTTTGAAGGAAAACGAAGATTGGATCAAGCTGAATTAGGTTTGGACAAACTACGCAATAACGTGGATTCACTGATTGTCATTAATAATGACAAACTGCGTCAACAATACGGAAATCTTGGTTTTAAATCAGGTTTTTCTAAAGCAGATGAAGTGTTAACTAACGCTGCAAAAGGAATGGCAGAAGTTATTACTGGTTACTTCGATGTAAATATTGACTTCCGGGATGCGAAATCTGTACTTGCAAATTCTGGAACCGCCTTAATGTCAAATGGAGTTGCCTCAGGTGAAAACAAAGCCGAAGAAGCAGTGAAAAAAGCATTGGACTCACCATTATTGAATGATAATAAAATAACCGGAGCGAAAAATGTTCTACTCTTGATCAGAAGTGGTACTGAAGAAGTGACCATGGATGAAATCGGAGTAATCATGGACCATATCCAACAGGAAGCTGGTAATACAGCCGATATTATATTCGGAGTTGGTACCGACGAAGAACTAGGAGATGCGGTAAGCGTGTTGGTAATTGCTACTGGTTTTTCTAAAGATCATCACAAAACGACAGGAGTGACAGAGAAGGTAAAATTCACTTTATCTGACTCTATTGAACCTGCTACAAAAAGAGAAGCTGTTTTTAAATCGAACGCCGAAAAACAAGAAATTTATAACGAAAATCCGCGATCTAAAAATCTTTTCATTTTAGATGATGAAGATGAGTTTCCTACAAATGACTTCACAGTAAGGTCTACAGAAACTAAAATGATCGTAGAAAAAGAAATTACAAAAGAAGAAAATCAATTTGATATTGAAGATTACTCTGCACCAAGCTATCAGCAAGAAGAAGACAAAAATGATTTTGATCTTTTCACTTATGATGACGAATTGAGTAACGAACCCCTTTCCCAATCTTTTTCTTTTGAAACAGAAGATAAAAAAGTGGACGAAGCACCAGCAAAAGATCATTCTTTCTCGGAACAAAAGCCAATGGAATTCAGTTTTTTCGTAAACGAACCGATTGAGGAACCCAAAGTTGAAACACCACAACAAAAGGTAATCCTTAAAGAAGAAGTACCGGTTCAGAAATCCGAGCCTAAGGTGGAACAAAAAATAGAAGAAAAATCTTTGTTTGAAGTGGAAGATGATTTCACTTTCATTACTAAAACTACCAATAGTGACAAAGTTTTGGAACGTAGAAACAAATTAAAACAATTTAATTCTCGATATCAGAACTTCGAACCAGAAAATGAATTCGAGACTATTCCCGCTTTCCGAAGAAAAAACATTTCTATCGGACAGGAAAATGCATCGGAACAGAAAATAAGTAATTTTCTCGCAGAAAGCGATGGAAAAATGCAAGTAAGAGAAAACCGTTTTTTGAATAAAGACGTAGATTAG
- a CDS encoding cation:proton antiporter, whose product MQVYHYFTIIIVLAAAFGYFNKRFLKLPRTIGVMIIALLTSLGIVLAASYFPDLFVQTKKMILSIDFYTVLMEVMLSFLLFAGSIHIRLNDIKSERAPIIAFSTIGVLISTAIVGALMYLLLQAFGLAVPFISCLLFGALISPTDPIAVLGILKSANIPKSLETKISGESLFNDGVAVVIFVAIYEISKVGFANMGISDIALLFLKEAGGGILLGTILGSVGTYVLKTIDDYSVEVMITLAMVMGGYWMASFLHISGPLAMVVAGIFIGNRGRAVGMSRITEEYIDKFWEMLDEILNAVLFLLIGLELLVIDFENIYIFIGIIAIFIVLFARFVSVGIPFLLLKKRVKFEENSFPILVWGGLRGGISVALALALPRENFGDMFVAITYIIVLFSIIFQGLTIGSLAKKLTAKSAKKSQ is encoded by the coding sequence ATGCAGGTTTACCATTATTTTACAATCATCATCGTGCTTGCGGCAGCTTTCGGATATTTTAATAAAAGATTTCTAAAGTTACCAAGAACCATTGGCGTGATGATTATTGCATTACTTACCTCTTTGGGAATTGTTTTAGCAGCTTCCTACTTTCCAGATCTCTTTGTTCAGACAAAAAAAATGATTTTGTCGATTGATTTCTACACCGTGCTTATGGAAGTAATGTTAAGCTTTCTACTCTTTGCAGGCTCTATACACATCAGGTTAAATGATATCAAATCAGAACGAGCTCCTATTATTGCCTTTTCTACCATAGGCGTTCTTATTTCTACAGCGATTGTCGGCGCATTAATGTACTTGCTTTTACAGGCGTTTGGTTTAGCAGTGCCTTTTATCAGTTGTTTGCTTTTCGGAGCCTTAATTTCTCCCACAGATCCCATCGCAGTTTTGGGAATATTAAAATCAGCAAATATCCCGAAATCATTAGAAACTAAAATTTCTGGAGAAAGCCTATTTAATGACGGTGTGGCGGTTGTTATATTTGTCGCAATCTACGAAATTTCAAAAGTAGGGTTCGCAAATATGGGAATCTCCGATATTGCTTTACTATTCTTAAAAGAAGCTGGTGGCGGTATTTTACTGGGGACCATTTTAGGAAGTGTGGGTACATATGTGCTGAAGACCATTGATGATTATTCAGTAGAAGTAATGATCACTTTAGCCATGGTTATGGGAGGTTACTGGATGGCATCTTTTCTGCACATCAGCGGACCATTGGCAATGGTAGTAGCAGGAATCTTCATAGGAAATCGAGGCCGTGCTGTTGGAATGAGTAGAATTACCGAAGAATACATCGATAAATTCTGGGAAATGCTTGACGAGATTTTGAATGCTGTTCTATTTCTATTGATCGGTCTAGAATTGTTAGTTATTGATTTTGAGAATATTTATATTTTCATAGGCATAATTGCAATTTTCATTGTCCTATTTGCACGATTCGTATCAGTAGGAATACCATTTTTATTACTTAAAAAACGGGTAAAATTTGAAGAAAATTCCTTTCCTATTTTAGTTTGGGGTGGGCTTCGCGGTGGTATTTCAGTTGCGCTAGCGCTAGCCTTACCCAGAGAAAATTTCGGTGATATGTTCGTCGCAATCACGTACATTATTGTTCTTTTCTCCATTATATTTCAAGGATTAACCATTGGAAGTCTTGCTAAAAAACTGACAGCCAAATCAGCCAAAAAGTCTCAATAG
- a CDS encoding BrxA/BrxB family bacilliredoxin, giving the protein MYPDDLVMPMKHELTDKGFQDLTSAEAVKDAIKKEGTTLLMINSVCGCAAGAARPGAVFSLTGDKKPENLITVFAGVDKEAVDEARKFLAPFPPSSPCIALFKDGELVHMLERHHIEGNPAGAIAANLQGAYAEYC; this is encoded by the coding sequence ATGTACCCAGATGATTTAGTAATGCCAATGAAGCATGAACTTACCGATAAAGGATTCCAGGATTTGACTTCTGCTGAAGCTGTAAAAGACGCAATCAAAAAAGAAGGAACAACCCTATTAATGATTAACTCAGTTTGTGGTTGTGCTGCCGGTGCTGCTAGACCAGGAGCCGTTTTCTCTCTTACAGGAGACAAAAAGCCAGAAAATTTAATCACCGTATTTGCAGGCGTAGATAAGGAAGCTGTAGATGAAGCACGAAAATTTTTAGCACCATTTCCACCAAGTTCACCATGTATCGCGCTTTTCAAAGATGGAGAATTGGTTCACATGCTAGAAAGACACCACATTGAAGGTAATCCTGCAGGCGCAATTGCGGCTAACTTACAAGGTGCTTACGCAGAATATTGCTAA
- a CDS encoding GatB/YqeY domain-containing protein — MSLEIIISDAIKDAMRAKDKVALDALRAVKSQILLLKTEAKGAEVSQEQEIAILQRMIKQRKDSYDQFTAQNRSDLAEVEEAQSRVIEKFLPKQMTSEELETAMRSIIAETGASSAKDLGKVMGMAGKTLAGKSDGKSISEMAKKLLS; from the coding sequence ATGAGTTTAGAAATCATCATAAGCGACGCGATCAAAGACGCGATGCGCGCTAAAGATAAAGTAGCCTTAGACGCCCTGCGCGCAGTGAAATCTCAGATTCTGCTACTGAAGACTGAAGCCAAAGGAGCTGAAGTTTCCCAAGAGCAAGAAATTGCTATTTTGCAAAGAATGATCAAGCAGCGTAAAGATTCTTATGACCAGTTCACCGCCCAAAATAGAAGCGATCTAGCTGAAGTTGAAGAAGCGCAGAGTAGAGTGATAGAGAAGTTTTTACCTAAACAAATGACCAGTGAAGAATTGGAAACGGCGATGAGAAGTATTATCGCAGAAACTGGTGCAAGCAGCGCAAAAGATCTAGGAAAAGTAATGGGAATGGCAGGTAAAACACTTGCTGGAAAAAGTGACGGAAAAAGCATTTCCGAGATGGCGAAAAAATTACTTTCTTAA
- a CDS encoding GH3 auxin-responsive promoter family protein — protein sequence MATKALFNTVVNWFIRQRIDQIQNFMDHPIETQNGVLLSQLYYAENTDYGKIHGFSSISSYEDFRKNVPIVTYEDFEPYIEQARQGKRDVFWPGLVKNFAKSSGTTNAKSKFIPITDESLELCHMKAGKDLVSIYANNHPENQLFTNKNLRLGGSADFYENFNTKVGDLSAILIDNLPFWVEITTTPSKKVSLMSEWESKLNAIISEVTHEEVGSLTGVPSWMMVLLQRILEEKGHKTISELWPNLEVFFHGGISFKPYREQYRKIIGKDINYYEIYNASEGFFGIQDQHGSDEMLLMLDYGIFYEFIPMEQFDLNNLQAIPLEEVEIGKNYAMVITTNSGLWRYLIGDTVRFTSIHPYRIKVSGRTKHYINAFGEELMIDNVETALTKACEATSASVLDFTGAPVFMKQGESGAHEWIFEFSHPPSDLERFSEVFDNQLKSVNSDYEAKRYNDMTLKKPIIHVAKPQLFYNWMSERGKLGGQNKVPRLSNDREYIDPLLELNKKTADSTAV from the coding sequence ATGGCAACTAAAGCACTTTTTAACACGGTGGTCAATTGGTTTATCCGCCAGCGGATCGATCAGATCCAGAATTTTATGGATCACCCAATTGAAACACAAAATGGAGTGCTACTCTCACAGCTATACTACGCAGAAAATACAGACTACGGCAAAATTCATGGTTTTAGCTCTATTTCAAGTTATGAGGATTTTCGAAAAAATGTTCCTATTGTAACCTATGAGGATTTCGAACCCTATATTGAGCAGGCACGACAGGGAAAGCGTGACGTTTTCTGGCCTGGACTAGTAAAAAACTTCGCAAAATCATCCGGAACCACCAATGCGAAAAGCAAATTCATTCCCATCACGGATGAAAGCTTAGAATTATGTCACATGAAAGCGGGGAAAGATCTGGTCTCCATTTATGCAAACAATCATCCGGAAAACCAGCTTTTTACCAATAAAAATTTACGGTTGGGCGGGAGCGCAGACTTCTACGAAAACTTTAATACTAAAGTTGGTGATTTATCAGCGATTTTAATTGACAATCTTCCGTTTTGGGTAGAAATAACAACAACGCCCAGCAAGAAAGTCTCTTTAATGTCGGAATGGGAAAGTAAGCTAAATGCGATTATCTCTGAAGTAACCCACGAAGAAGTGGGCAGTCTGACAGGGGTTCCCAGTTGGATGATGGTATTGTTGCAAAGGATTTTAGAAGAAAAAGGGCACAAAACTATTTCAGAACTATGGCCTAATCTAGAAGTTTTTTTTCACGGAGGCATCAGTTTTAAACCTTATCGTGAACAGTATCGTAAAATTATCGGCAAAGACATTAATTACTACGAAATCTATAACGCTTCAGAAGGCTTTTTCGGAATCCAGGATCAACATGGTAGCGATGAAATGTTACTCATGTTAGATTATGGAATTTTCTACGAATTTATTCCAATGGAGCAATTTGATCTCAATAATTTGCAGGCCATCCCATTAGAAGAGGTGGAAATAGGTAAAAATTATGCAATGGTTATTACTACTAACAGCGGCCTTTGGCGCTATCTGATTGGCGACACCGTACGTTTTACTTCGATACATCCTTATAGAATTAAAGTTTCCGGACGAACTAAACATTACATCAATGCATTTGGAGAAGAGCTCATGATTGACAATGTGGAGACGGCACTTACCAAAGCTTGTGAAGCAACCAGCGCTTCTGTCCTTGATTTCACCGGTGCACCAGTTTTTATGAAACAGGGTGAAAGTGGTGCTCATGAATGGATCTTTGAATTCAGTCACCCACCAAGTGACCTGGAACGATTCTCAGAAGTTTTTGACAATCAGTTAAAGTCTGTAAACTCTGATTACGAAGCAAAAAGATATAATGACATGACCCTGAAGAAACCAATCATTCATGTCGCGAAACCGCAATTATTCTATAACTGGATGTCTGAAAGAGGGAAACTGGGTGGCCAGAATAAAGTGCCGCGGTTAAGCAATGACCGCGAGTACATTGATCCTTTACTGGAGCTAAATAAAAAAACTGCTGATAGTACAGCAGTTTAA